The Desulfovibrio desulfuricans DSM 642 genome contains a region encoding:
- the fliF gene encoding flagellar basal-body MS-ring/collar protein FliF gives MPAFLMQLVNSIKAVWARMSVMQRVMVMGGFVLIGSAAIGLSVWASRPDLKVLYSNLSAEDASVVIKSLQADKVIYQLTDNGKTILVPKEVVYDERIKIAGEGGLVGQGIGFEIFDKVKVGQTDFVQKINYTRALQGELSRTISEFPNVESARVHLVIPHRSLFVEERQSPSASVVLKLKRPNLKPDQKEINAILNMMLMAVEGLDKTHVSISDNGGKVLYQPESDSLAGASSTQMEHRQQVQRNLERRIEEMLQPMFGPGRVIAKVNVDMDFSQRTIRRELFDPEKTAVRSEQRSEETQQGRSNLEGGSPDANFRGDGIAGSVSQQNGSRETRTTNYEINKEEQQIVSNVGDLKRMTVAVLIDGTYEKTSGAWTFVPRKADDLERVRQLVTNAVGLDKARGDALEVSSAPFTDSEPPKDPNFAEMLADYAERLGKPLLNALLAFLFLMLVVRPVVLALIRPKVEAGEMIEGLEGLPAAEEQLALYEALEEASKADDEIAADEEDDELVFKDIEALKSHIFTLSDNHMEQVVMLVRGWMKNDETATA, from the coding sequence ATGCCGGCTTTTCTTATGCAACTTGTCAATTCCATCAAGGCAGTCTGGGCCAGAATGAGCGTCATGCAGCGCGTGATGGTCATGGGTGGATTTGTGCTTATCGGCTCTGCGGCCATTGGCCTTTCTGTCTGGGCCTCGCGGCCTGACTTGAAGGTGCTGTATTCCAACCTCAGCGCCGAAGACGCCAGCGTTGTCATCAAGTCGCTCCAGGCAGACAAGGTCATATACCAACTCACGGACAACGGGAAAACCATTCTTGTTCCCAAGGAAGTTGTGTATGATGAACGCATCAAGATCGCGGGCGAAGGCGGTCTTGTGGGGCAGGGCATCGGTTTTGAAATTTTTGACAAGGTCAAGGTCGGGCAAACCGACTTTGTGCAGAAAATAAACTACACCCGCGCCCTGCAGGGTGAACTTTCGCGCACTATCAGCGAGTTCCCCAATGTGGAAAGCGCACGCGTGCATCTGGTCATTCCGCACCGCAGCCTGTTTGTGGAGGAGCGCCAGTCGCCCTCGGCCTCGGTTGTGCTCAAGCTCAAGCGGCCCAACCTCAAGCCCGACCAGAAAGAAATCAACGCCATCCTCAACATGATGCTCATGGCTGTTGAAGGGCTGGATAAAACGCACGTTTCCATTTCAGACAACGGCGGCAAGGTGCTGTATCAGCCGGAATCAGACAGCCTCGCCGGTGCAAGCTCCACCCAGATGGAACACCGCCAGCAGGTGCAGCGCAACCTTGAACGCCGCATTGAAGAAATGTTGCAGCCCATGTTTGGCCCTGGCCGAGTTATCGCCAAGGTCAACGTGGATATGGATTTCAGCCAGCGCACCATCCGTCGCGAACTGTTTGACCCCGAAAAAACCGCAGTACGCAGCGAGCAGCGCAGTGAAGAAACCCAGCAGGGCCGCTCGAATCTTGAGGGCGGGTCGCCGGACGCCAACTTCCGTGGCGATGGCATAGCCGGATCTGTTTCACAGCAGAACGGCAGCCGCGAAACCCGCACCACCAACTACGAAATTAACAAGGAAGAGCAGCAAATCGTATCCAATGTGGGCGATTTAAAGCGCATGACGGTTGCAGTCCTTATCGATGGGACGTATGAAAAGACCAGCGGGGCGTGGACATTTGTGCCGCGCAAGGCCGATGACCTTGAGCGTGTGCGCCAGCTTGTTACCAATGCCGTGGGTCTGGACAAGGCCCGTGGTGATGCTCTGGAAGTAAGCTCCGCTCCGTTTACGGATTCCGAGCCGCCCAAGGATCCCAATTTTGCCGAAATGCTGGCCGATTATGCCGAACGGCTGGGCAAACCCCTGCTCAACGCGCTGCTGGCCTTTTTGTTCCTCATGCTTGTGGTGCGGCCCGTGGTTCTGGCCCTCATCAGGCCGAAGGTTGAAGCCGGTGAAATGATCGAGGGGCTTGAAGGCCTGCCCGCAGCCGAAGAGCAGCTGGCCCTGTATGAGGCTCTTGAAGAGGCCTCCAAGGCAGATGACGAGATCGCCGCAGACGAAGAAGACGATGAACTGGTTTTCAAAGATATTGAAGCCCTGAAGTCGCACATTTTCACCCTTTCCGATAATCATATGGAGCAGGTGGTGATGCTGGTGCGCGGCTGGATGAAAAACGATGAAACAGCTACCGCCTAA
- the trpB gene encoding tryptophan synthase subunit beta produces MKDSYFGEFGGCFVPELLMPPLMEVEAAMRDIYPTEKFQAELKDLLFNYAGRETPLTYCPTLSGELGFDLWLKREDLLHTGAHKVNNTLGQALLAKYMGKTALVAETGAGQHGVATAAAAARLGMECTIYMGAEDVVRQAPNVMRMKLLGATVHAVESGTRTLKDAINEALRAWIGSQKTTHYCFGTAAGPHPFPKLVRMLQSVIGRETRAQMLERTGRLPDAVVACVGGGSNAIGMFHPFVDDASVRIIGVEAAGTGETGCFNSAPLNLGTPGVLHGAYSMLLQNEDGQVEPSHSISAGLDYPGVGPEHSWLQKIGRVHYGMVKDANALNAFQRLCRAEGILPALESSHALAWVFDHPQEFKKGDQVVVNLSGRGDKDLGIVNKALGFAAQGQEEV; encoded by the coding sequence ATGAAAGACAGTTACTTTGGCGAGTTCGGCGGCTGCTTTGTTCCCGAACTGCTTATGCCGCCCCTTATGGAAGTGGAAGCGGCCATGCGCGACATTTATCCCACCGAAAAGTTTCAGGCAGAGCTGAAAGACCTGCTGTTCAATTATGCCGGGCGCGAAACGCCGCTGACCTATTGCCCCACGCTTTCGGGCGAGCTTGGTTTTGACCTGTGGCTCAAGCGCGAGGATCTGCTGCACACGGGCGCGCACAAGGTCAACAACACCCTTGGGCAGGCCCTGCTTGCCAAATATATGGGCAAAACAGCCCTGGTGGCGGAAACCGGCGCGGGTCAGCACGGCGTTGCCACGGCTGCGGCAGCCGCCAGGCTGGGCATGGAATGCACCATCTATATGGGTGCGGAAGACGTGGTGCGGCAGGCTCCCAACGTCATGCGCATGAAGTTGCTGGGCGCCACCGTGCATGCGGTGGAAAGCGGCACCCGTACCCTCAAGGACGCCATCAATGAGGCATTGCGCGCCTGGATCGGCAGCCAGAAAACAACCCACTACTGCTTTGGCACCGCTGCCGGGCCGCACCCTTTCCCCAAGCTGGTGCGCATGCTGCAAAGCGTGATTGGCCGCGAAACCCGCGCCCAGATGCTGGAAAGAACCGGGCGGCTGCCTGATGCCGTGGTGGCTTGCGTGGGCGGCGGCTCCAACGCCATCGGCATGTTCCATCCCTTTGTGGATGACGCCAGCGTGCGCATCATCGGCGTGGAGGCGGCAGGCACGGGCGAGACCGGCTGCTTCAATTCCGCCCCGCTGAATCTTGGCACCCCAGGTGTTCTGCACGGCGCGTACAGCATGCTGCTGCAAAACGAAGACGGTCAGGTTGAACCCTCGCACTCCATTTCTGCCGGGCTGGATTATCCCGGTGTGGGGCCGGAACATTCGTGGCTGCAAAAAATCGGGCGCGTCCATTACGGCATGGTCAAGGACGCCAACGCGCTCAATGCCTTCCAGCGCCTGTGCCGCGCAGAGGGCATCCTGCCCGCGCTTGAATCTTCGCACGCTCTCGCCTGGGTGTTCGACCACCCGCAGGAATTCAAAAAGGGCGATCAGGTGGTGGTGAACCTGTCTGGTCGCGGCGACAAGGATCTGGGCATTGTCAACAAGGCGCTGGGCTTTGCGGCGCAGGGCCAGGAAGAGGTGTAG
- a CDS encoding phosphoribosylanthranilate isomerase: MLIKFCGLTRQEDVDHAASLGAAMCGFIFHPRSPRGVTVAQAAALDSGSMLRVGVFVNQGSDEIRRIMDEARLDYAQLHGHQSVECARTIGAERVIRVLWPDRYTHRALLYNDLQRNAEACAYYLLDAGLKGGGSGHKLDWSDLASLRPAHPWLLAGGLSAANVAMAVGMCAPAGVDFNSGVEDAPGCKNREKMAAAFMAANSKGNGYSL; this comes from the coding sequence ATGCTGATCAAGTTCTGCGGCCTCACACGGCAAGAGGATGTTGACCATGCGGCCAGCCTTGGTGCTGCCATGTGCGGTTTTATCTTTCATCCTCGCAGCCCGCGCGGCGTGACGGTTGCTCAGGCGGCAGCCTTGGACAGTGGCTCCATGCTGCGGGTGGGCGTTTTTGTGAATCAGGGCTCGGACGAAATCCGGCGCATCATGGACGAAGCCCGGCTTGATTACGCGCAACTGCACGGTCACCAGAGTGTGGAATGCGCCCGCACCATCGGCGCGGAGCGCGTCATTCGGGTGCTCTGGCCCGACCGTTACACCCACCGTGCTTTGCTGTACAATGATTTACAACGCAATGCCGAAGCCTGCGCCTATTACCTGCTTGATGCGGGGCTGAAAGGCGGTGGGAGCGGGCACAAACTGGACTGGTCGGATCTGGCCAGCCTGCGCCCGGCGCATCCCTGGCTGCTTGCCGGGGGATTGAGCGCAGCCAACGTGGCAATGGCCGTAGGCATGTGCGCGCCTGCCGGGGTGGATTTCAATTCCGGCGTGGAAGACGCGCCGGGGTGTAAAAACAGGGAAAAAATGGCGGCTGCATTTATGGCCGCAAACTCCAAAGGCAATGGGTATTCGCTATGA
- the flgB gene encoding flagellar basal body rod protein FlgB: protein MKSMFNMQIGLVGKVMDMQLQRQNVIAGNIANVETPNYKPRELSFEKELQSALGLDARGEMTRTESSHMPTAFRPDSFGPEWDMAVKPRVVHGEDRVNIDKEMAKHAKNQLQYTALTQVMSKSFEGLNNIIQDGKQS from the coding sequence ATGAAATCAATGTTCAATATGCAGATAGGCCTTGTGGGCAAGGTCATGGATATGCAGTTGCAGCGGCAGAACGTCATCGCGGGCAATATCGCCAACGTGGAGACGCCCAACTACAAGCCGCGCGAACTGTCTTTTGAAAAAGAACTGCAATCGGCCCTCGGGCTTGATGCAAGAGGGGAGATGACCCGCACGGAATCTTCCCACATGCCCACGGCTTTCAGGCCTGATTCTTTTGGGCCGGAATGGGATATGGCGGTCAAACCGCGTGTTGTTCACGGCGAAGACCGCGTCAATATTGATAAAGAAATGGCCAAGCATGCCAAGAACCAGTTGCAGTACACAGCGCTTACCCAGGTGATGAGCAAGTCTTTTGAAGGACTGAACAACATCATCCAGGATGGCAAGCAGTCCTGA
- the feoB gene encoding ferrous iron transport protein B, producing the protein MSAVRQFNNPDDANFNADGKLRIALAGNPNCGKTTVFNGYTGARQHVGNYPGVTVDRKEGHITVGGKQVTVVDLPGTYSLTAYSMEELVARRELAAGNVQAVIDVVDASALERNMLLTVQLLEMGIPVVLGCNMMDEARAAGIHIDMERLSELLGIPVLPMVARSGEGLDDAMAVAMKLAQEGKANALRISYGSDIDPVLLDMEKSIADNGLLAPQYMPHWVALKMLEGDSEIMSEVRAANAALAEELEGMRKKAAAHVRSTLNANLESIITDYRYGFIRSLLRDGIVTQDAGKDRLALSDKLDKVLTNAFLGPLLMIGVLYLMFQVTFTLGAYPQGWVEDGFAWLGETCTTLLPEGFAQSLIVDGILAGVGGVVSFVPLILIMFALISFMEDSGYMARVAYMMDRIFRFFGLHGASVMPYIIAGGIAGGCAIPGVMATRTLRSPKEKLATLLTLPYMTCGAKLPVFLLLAGAFFPDNAPTVMFLIMITGWVMALLVARLLRSSIVKGEATPFVMELPPYRMPTLMSLLLHCWERAWMYLKKAGTVLVAISILIWAAMTFPGLPEDKSAPFDAQIAQLEEKIAAIPEGDEARAPIEEELGNVRNELKEEALSFSMAGRLGKAVEPATRPMGFDWRTDIALLAGVAAKEAVVATMGTAYAMGDQDPEDAAPLAERLKGDEAWSKATALSLMLFVLLYSPCFVALVVIRQEAGSWGWVAFSIVFNTALAFAVATAAYQIGRTVWG; encoded by the coding sequence ATGAGCGCGGTTCGGCAGTTTAATAATCCCGATGATGCCAATTTCAACGCTGATGGAAAGCTGCGGATAGCTCTTGCTGGCAATCCCAACTGCGGTAAAACAACAGTTTTCAACGGCTACACTGGCGCGCGCCAGCATGTGGGCAACTATCCCGGTGTCACGGTTGACAGAAAAGAAGGACACATCACCGTGGGCGGCAAGCAGGTTACCGTGGTTGACCTGCCCGGAACGTACTCGCTGACCGCCTATTCCATGGAAGAGCTGGTGGCGCGCCGCGAGTTGGCGGCTGGCAATGTGCAGGCCGTTATTGACGTTGTGGACGCCTCGGCCCTTGAGCGCAACATGCTGCTTACCGTGCAGCTGCTCGAAATGGGCATCCCCGTGGTGCTTGGCTGCAATATGATGGACGAAGCCCGCGCCGCAGGCATCCATATAGATATGGAGCGCCTTAGTGAGCTGCTGGGCATCCCGGTGTTGCCCATGGTGGCCCGCTCTGGCGAAGGCCTGGATGATGCCATGGCCGTTGCCATGAAGCTGGCGCAGGAAGGCAAGGCCAACGCCCTGCGTATTTCTTACGGCAGTGATATTGATCCCGTGCTGCTGGACATGGAAAAGAGCATTGCCGACAACGGCCTGCTGGCCCCCCAATATATGCCTCACTGGGTTGCCCTCAAGATGCTTGAAGGCGACAGCGAAATCATGAGCGAGGTTCGCGCCGCCAATGCCGCGCTGGCCGAAGAGCTTGAGGGTATGCGTAAAAAGGCTGCCGCTCATGTGCGCAGCACGCTCAACGCCAATCTTGAATCCATCATCACCGATTACCGGTACGGCTTTATCCGCAGCCTGCTGCGCGATGGCATCGTGACTCAGGATGCCGGCAAGGACCGTCTGGCCCTTTCCGACAAGCTGGACAAGGTGCTCACCAACGCCTTTCTTGGGCCGCTGCTCATGATCGGCGTGCTCTACCTCATGTTTCAGGTAACGTTTACGCTCGGCGCATACCCGCAGGGATGGGTTGAGGATGGGTTCGCCTGGCTTGGCGAAACCTGCACAACCCTGCTGCCAGAGGGCTTTGCCCAGTCGCTGATCGTGGACGGTATCCTTGCGGGTGTTGGCGGCGTGGTCAGCTTTGTGCCCCTCATCCTCATCATGTTTGCGCTCATCTCCTTTATGGAAGACAGCGGCTACATGGCCCGCGTGGCCTACATGATGGACCGCATCTTCCGCTTTTTCGGCCTGCACGGCGCATCGGTCATGCCCTATATTATCGCTGGCGGTATTGCGGGCGGTTGCGCCATCCCCGGCGTCATGGCAACCCGTACCCTGCGCAGCCCCAAGGAAAAACTGGCAACCCTGCTGACGCTGCCTTACATGACCTGCGGCGCAAAGCTGCCCGTGTTCTTGCTGCTGGCCGGGGCATTCTTTCCTGACAATGCCCCCACCGTCATGTTTCTTATCATGATAACCGGTTGGGTTATGGCTCTGCTGGTGGCGCGCCTGCTGCGCTCTTCCATCGTCAAGGGCGAGGCCACTCCCTTTGTTATGGAGCTGCCCCCGTACCGCATGCCTACCCTCATGAGCCTTTTGCTGCACTGCTGGGAACGTGCCTGGATGTACCTCAAGAAGGCCGGTACCGTACTGGTGGCCATTTCCATCCTGATCTGGGCCGCCATGACTTTCCCCGGTCTGCCGGAAGACAAGTCCGCCCCCTTTGACGCCCAGATCGCCCAGCTTGAAGAAAAGATCGCGGCCATCCCTGAGGGTGACGAAGCCCGCGCGCCCATTGAAGAAGAACTCGGCAACGTGCGCAACGAACTTAAGGAAGAAGCCTTGTCCTTCTCCATGGCTGGCCGTCTTGGCAAGGCCGTGGAACCTGCCACGCGCCCCATGGGTTTTGACTGGCGCACAGACATAGCCCTGCTGGCCGGTGTGGCCGCCAAGGAAGCTGTTGTGGCCACCATGGGCACTGCCTACGCCATGGGCGACCAGGATCCCGAAGATGCCGCCCCCCTGGCGGAGCGCCTCAAGGGTGATGAAGCATGGTCAAAGGCCACGGCGCTTTCCCTGATGCTCTTCGTACTGCTGTATTCCCCCTGCTTTGTGGCCCTGGTGGTCATTCGGCAAGAGGCTGGCAGCTGGGGCTGGGTGGCGTTCAGCATAGTGTTCAATACAGCTCTGGCTTTTGCTGTAGCCACAGCCGCCTACCAGATAGGACGCACTGTCTGGGGATAG
- the flgC gene encoding flagellar basal body rod protein FlgC, with translation MDFMTAFDISASGLSADRTRINTISMNLANAKTTRTPQGGPYRRRSVVQQTADVDDPFSIHMRSALDRAVQGVRVSAVTMDNRPFKRVYEPGNPDANAEGFVMYPDINVVEEMANLMTAQRNYEANVTTVDAVKGMFIKALDIGR, from the coding sequence ATGGACTTCATGACGGCATTTGATATCAGCGCGTCCGGCCTTTCAGCCGACCGCACCCGCATCAACACCATTTCGATGAACCTTGCCAACGCCAAGACAACGCGCACGCCCCAGGGCGGGCCGTACCGTCGGCGCAGCGTGGTGCAGCAAACGGCAGATGTGGATGATCCTTTTTCCATCCACATGCGTTCGGCCCTCGACAGGGCGGTGCAGGGCGTGCGTGTTTCTGCCGTGACCATGGACAACCGGCCCTTCAAGCGGGTGTACGAGCCAGGCAACCCTGACGCCAATGCGGAAGGCTTCGTCATGTACCCCGATATCAACGTGGTTGAGGAAATGGCCAACCTCATGACTGCCCAGCGCAACTACGAGGCCAACGTCACCACGGTGGATGCCGTCAAGGGCATGTTCATCAAGGCGCTGGATATTGGCCGCTAG
- a CDS encoding thermonuclease family protein: protein MLNRLFASIILMVLAVSPAAAATTWNAYVVRVEDGNTVSVSTKKDSEEPEKVLVFYGIEAPSLRQPYGPQALAYLQRMMPKGAKVDVEDVGQLEAGPITALVQVGGDSVNYKLVMEGLAWVDRQKCRAIFCRRWLIQEHQAVLDRRGIWGLNIGTPPWQWTR, encoded by the coding sequence ATGCTCAACCGGCTTTTTGCAAGTATAATCCTTATGGTTCTGGCTGTGTCTCCCGCTGCTGCGGCTACAACGTGGAATGCGTATGTGGTAAGAGTGGAAGACGGCAATACCGTTTCAGTCAGCACCAAGAAAGACAGTGAAGAACCGGAGAAGGTGCTGGTTTTTTACGGCATTGAAGCTCCCAGTCTCAGGCAGCCTTACGGGCCTCAGGCGCTGGCCTATTTGCAGCGCATGATGCCCAAGGGGGCCAAAGTGGACGTTGAAGACGTGGGGCAGCTCGAAGCTGGCCCCATTACCGCGCTTGTGCAGGTGGGCGGTGATTCCGTCAACTACAAGCTGGTGATGGAAGGTCTGGCCTGGGTGGACAGGCAGAAGTGCAGGGCTATTTTTTGCCGCCGCTGGCTTATTCAGGAACATCAGGCGGTATTGGACAGGCGTGGAATTTGGGGGCTGAACATTGGCACCCCCCCCTGGCAATGGACCCGCTGA
- the fliE gene encoding flagellar hook-basal body complex protein FliE, protein MSIQAVGMRAYSEAVQNFSKVQSSMQQGGSIGGQTQFAKTLDQSLLRDSVDRGENFGAQADFIKYPTQAHTPVTPQNSFSGTIKNSLNKVNELDSAKNAAIEDFAAGRTQNVHELMITMQKSSMAMKLTSAVRGKVLEAYKEISRMQF, encoded by the coding sequence ATGAGCATTCAGGCAGTTGGCATGCGGGCGTACAGCGAGGCAGTGCAGAATTTCAGCAAGGTGCAGAGCAGCATGCAGCAGGGCGGCTCCATCGGCGGCCAGACCCAGTTTGCCAAAACTCTTGACCAGAGCCTTTTGCGCGATAGCGTTGACCGGGGCGAAAATTTTGGCGCCCAAGCGGATTTTATCAAATATCCCACACAGGCGCACACGCCGGTGACGCCGCAGAACAGCTTTTCCGGCACCATCAAAAATTCGCTGAACAAGGTTAACGAACTGGACAGCGCCAAAAATGCGGCTATCGAAGATTTCGCCGCAGGCCGTACCCAGAATGTGCACGAACTCATGATCACCATGCAAAAATCCAGCATGGCCATGAAGCTGACCTCTGCCGTGCGCGGCAAGGTGCTTGAAGCCTACAAGGAAATTTCCCGCATGCAGTTCTAG
- a CDS encoding DUF2325 domain-containing protein, with amino-acid sequence MCVTLIGGMDRLKKDYMAAAEQDGHSLKFITRNERNFVDKIGNPDAMIVFTNKISHEAKRKAVQVARSRNIPLQMVHSCGVSSLRECLKGA; translated from the coding sequence ATGTGCGTAACCCTGATAGGCGGTATGGACCGACTGAAAAAAGATTACATGGCAGCGGCGGAGCAGGACGGGCATTCCCTGAAGTTCATTACCCGCAATGAGCGCAATTTTGTGGACAAAATCGGCAACCCTGACGCCATGATCGTGTTCACCAACAAAATTTCGCACGAAGCCAAGCGCAAGGCCGTGCAGGTGGCGCGCTCGCGCAACATTCCTCTGCAAATGGTTCATTCGTGCGGCGTGTCTTCCCTGCGTGAATGCCTCAAGGGCGCATAG
- the fliG gene encoding flagellar motor switch protein FliG, with translation MELTGKQRTAVLLLAMGDKFTADVFKRMDRQEIADISRAIVELEPVPREIVEEVLREFHESLVEGVDMITGGSETLKRLLVKNLDPETAKYVMDSLSLETGPAPFRELESVSPKLLSQILRNEHPQTLALIIGHLHPDQAANLLTNLPAGVRAEVLMRLARLEAVPEEMLMEVDKVLTSQLIAMGGKEGKKVGGVQSVAEILNAVDRATEEEVLSEIEEDSAQMAEDIRNLMFVFEDCKNIDDRGVREMLKEISNEDLTLALRGASDDLKEKFFKNMSERAGNMIREELEFMGPAKLSDVESAQQNVVKIVRRLEGENKLVISRGAGDVFV, from the coding sequence ATGGAGTTGACCGGCAAACAGCGTACTGCAGTGCTGCTGCTCGCCATGGGCGACAAATTCACGGCTGACGTGTTCAAGCGCATGGACCGGCAGGAAATAGCCGACATCTCCAGAGCTATCGTGGAATTGGAGCCTGTGCCGCGCGAAATAGTCGAAGAAGTGCTGCGCGAATTCCACGAATCGCTGGTTGAAGGCGTGGATATGATCACAGGCGGCAGCGAAACGCTGAAACGCCTGCTGGTCAAAAACCTTGATCCTGAAACCGCCAAGTACGTTATGGACTCCCTGAGCCTTGAAACCGGCCCCGCGCCCTTCCGCGAGCTGGAGTCGGTCAGCCCCAAGCTGCTTTCACAGATTCTGCGCAACGAGCATCCGCAAACCCTGGCCTTAATCATTGGTCACCTGCATCCGGATCAGGCCGCCAATTTATTGACAAACCTTCCCGCAGGCGTGCGCGCCGAGGTGCTCATGCGCCTTGCGCGGCTTGAAGCCGTGCCGGAAGAAATGCTCATGGAAGTGGACAAGGTGCTCACAAGCCAGCTTATCGCCATGGGCGGCAAGGAAGGCAAAAAAGTGGGCGGCGTGCAGTCTGTGGCAGAAATTCTCAATGCCGTGGACCGCGCCACCGAAGAAGAAGTGCTCTCCGAAATCGAAGAAGATTCCGCGCAGATGGCCGAAGATATTCGCAACCTCATGTTTGTCTTTGAGGACTGCAAGAATATTGATGACCGTGGCGTGCGCGAAATGCTGAAGGAAATTTCCAACGAAGATCTCACCCTGGCCCTGCGCGGGGCCAGCGACGACCTCAAGGAAAAATTCTTCAAGAATATGTCGGAACGCGCGGGCAACATGATTCGCGAAGAACTGGAATTCATGGGCCCGGCCAAACTCTCGGACGTGGAATCAGCCCAGCAGAATGTCGTCAAGATCGTGCGGCGGCTTGAAGGCGAAAACAAACTTGTCATCAGCCGTGGCGCTGGCGATGTGTTTGTGTAG
- the trpA gene encoding tryptophan synthase subunit alpha — protein sequence MNILEQKIRDAKAAGRPALIPFLTAGFPDQSTFWPTLMELDEGGADIIEIGVPFSDPVADGPVVEDASRRALSDGVSLRGILEELIERKGLIQAGVVLMGYLNPFLQYGYEKLARDAARGGVHGFIVPDLPYEEAGPLREALKKEGIALIPLVGPNTSAERMALYNSVGEGYVYVVSVMGITGERNDLAPQVAVTMRRARSAFKLPLALGFGLREPSQLEALSPDARPDAVVFGSALLKHIDAGNSAAEFLARWK from the coding sequence ATGAATATTCTTGAACAGAAAATCCGCGATGCCAAGGCGGCCGGTCGTCCGGCACTGATTCCCTTTTTGACGGCGGGCTTTCCCGATCAGTCCACCTTCTGGCCCACGCTGATGGAACTGGACGAAGGCGGCGCGGATATTATCGAAATCGGCGTGCCCTTTTCCGACCCTGTGGCAGATGGCCCGGTGGTGGAAGACGCCTCGCGCCGCGCCCTGAGCGATGGCGTAAGCCTGCGCGGCATTCTGGAAGAACTCATTGAACGCAAGGGGCTTATTCAGGCTGGCGTGGTGCTCATGGGCTACCTGAATCCTTTTCTGCAATATGGCTACGAAAAGCTGGCGCGGGATGCCGCGCGCGGCGGCGTGCATGGTTTTATCGTGCCTGATCTGCCCTATGAAGAAGCCGGGCCGCTGCGCGAAGCCCTGAAAAAAGAAGGTATTGCCCTCATTCCCCTGGTTGGCCCCAATACCAGCGCGGAGCGCATGGCCCTCTACAACAGCGTGGGTGAAGGCTATGTGTACGTGGTTTCGGTCATGGGCATCACTGGCGAGCGCAACGACCTTGCGCCTCAGGTGGCTGTGACCATGCGCCGTGCGCGTTCCGCCTTCAAGCTGCCGCTGGCGCTTGGCTTTGGCCTGCGCGAGCCTTCGCAGCTTGAGGCCCTTTCGCCCGATGCGCGGCCCGACGCCGTTGTTTTCGGCAGCGCCCTGCTCAAGCATATCGATGCGGGCAACAGCGCCGCCGAATTTCTGGCCCGCTGGAAGTAG
- a CDS encoding 3'-5' exonuclease: MVSTDLSRSVAIDFETSGYSAHSACAVGLARIEQGSVTDVFYSLIRPPSSRVMFTEIHGLTWPMLKDAPTFAELWPQIDTFLEGAGSLLAHNASFDKRVLAASCHAVGAQEPRAPFLCTLKGSRRSLPLASKKLSSVSAYFGIALNHHHAGSDAEACARIYLQLRALGVTDAQMKL, translated from the coding sequence GTGGTTTCTACAGATTTGAGCCGTAGTGTAGCTATTGATTTTGAAACTTCCGGCTACTCGGCCCACAGCGCTTGCGCCGTGGGCCTTGCTCGTATTGAGCAGGGCAGCGTGACCGATGTTTTTTACAGCCTCATCAGGCCCCCGTCTTCGCGGGTGATGTTTACCGAGATCCACGGTTTGACCTGGCCCATGCTGAAGGATGCGCCCACTTTTGCCGAACTGTGGCCGCAGATAGATACTTTTCTTGAGGGGGCGGGCAGCCTGCTTGCGCACAATGCCTCCTTTGACAAGCGTGTGCTTGCCGCAAGCTGCCACGCCGTGGGAGCGCAGGAACCCCGTGCGCCTTTTTTGTGCACGCTTAAAGGCTCCCGCCGCAGTTTGCCGCTTGCCTCCAAAAAGCTCAGCAGCGTGAGCGCCTACTTTGGGATAGCGCTGAACCACCATCATGCCGGATCAGATGCGGAGGCCTGCGCCCGCATCTATTTGCAGTTGCGCGCTCTGGGCGTCACCGATGCCCAAATGAAACTGTAA